In Stenotrophomonas sp. ESTM1D_MKCIP4_1, a single genomic region encodes these proteins:
- a CDS encoding protein-L-isoaspartate O-methyltransferase, whose amino-acid sequence MTIDYAHARELMVEQQIRPWDVLDIKVLDVLARLPREAFVADAHRALAYADVELPIGNGQKMMKPVIEGRTLQALDLQPGDEVLEIGTGSGFLSACIGALARDVLSLEIDPELAAAARARLDASGLGTNVRVEVADALTWQTERRFDVICVTGAVDVVPSQFASWLRPGGRLFVIHGRSPAMEALLVKADGSSESLFETDIDYLRGAAPAPQFHL is encoded by the coding sequence ATGACGATTGATTACGCCCACGCCCGCGAACTGATGGTGGAACAGCAGATCCGTCCCTGGGACGTGCTGGACATCAAGGTGCTCGACGTCCTTGCCCGCCTGCCGCGCGAGGCCTTTGTCGCCGACGCGCACCGGGCGCTGGCCTATGCCGATGTCGAACTGCCGATCGGCAACGGCCAGAAGATGATGAAGCCGGTCATCGAGGGCCGTACCCTGCAGGCGCTGGATCTGCAGCCGGGTGACGAAGTGCTGGAAATCGGCACCGGCAGCGGCTTCCTGTCCGCCTGCATCGGCGCGCTGGCGCGCGACGTGCTGAGCCTGGAAATCGACCCGGAACTGGCCGCCGCCGCGCGTGCACGCCTGGACGCTTCCGGCCTGGGCACCAACGTCCGCGTCGAAGTGGCCGATGCACTGACCTGGCAGACCGAACGCCGTTTTGACGTGATCTGTGTCACTGGTGCGGTCGACGTCGTGCCGTCACAGTTTGCCTCGTGGCTGCGTCCGGGCGGTCGCCTGTTCGTGATCCACGGCCGCTCCCCGGCGATGGAAGCCCTGCTGGTCAAGGCCGATGGCAGCTCCGAATCGCTGTTTGAAACCGATATCGATTACCTGCGCGGTGCCGCCCCGGCACCCCAGTTCCACCTCTGA
- the leuB gene encoding 3-isopropylmalate dehydrogenase, translated as MHAEIVVLPGDGIGPEVAAAAVAVLKTVAERFNHTFTFSEHDIGGIAIDRHGEPLPASTLAACQAANAVLLGAVGGPKWSDPNAKVRPEQGLLAIRKALGLYANLRPVRTHEAALHASPIKAELLQGVDFVVVRELTGGIYFGDKTRDADSASDLCRYTVAEIERVLRSAFRLAQQRRGKVTSVDKANVLETSRLWRDVAARIGREEFPDVALEHQLVDSMAMHLLAKPREYDVIVTENMFGDILTDEASMLAGSLGLLPSASLGEPGAVGIYEPIHGSAPDIAGKGIANPYATIFSAAMLLRHSLGLEAEAAAVEAAVHAVLDDGVFTADLAAKGQAVSTAAATDAVLAKLS; from the coding sequence ATGCACGCTGAGATTGTTGTCCTGCCCGGTGATGGCATCGGCCCGGAAGTCGCCGCTGCTGCGGTAGCCGTCCTGAAAACCGTCGCCGAACGCTTCAACCACACCTTCACCTTCAGCGAGCACGACATCGGTGGCATCGCCATCGACCGCCATGGCGAACCGCTGCCGGCGTCCACTCTGGCCGCCTGCCAGGCCGCCAACGCGGTACTGCTGGGCGCCGTGGGCGGCCCGAAGTGGTCCGACCCGAACGCCAAGGTGCGCCCGGAACAGGGTCTGCTGGCCATCCGCAAGGCACTGGGCCTGTACGCCAACCTGCGCCCGGTGCGCACCCATGAAGCCGCACTGCACGCCTCGCCGATCAAGGCCGAGCTGCTGCAGGGCGTGGACTTCGTGGTGGTGCGCGAGCTGACCGGCGGCATCTACTTCGGCGACAAGACCCGCGATGCGGACAGCGCCAGCGACCTGTGCCGCTACACCGTGGCCGAGATCGAGCGCGTGCTGCGCAGTGCGTTCCGCCTGGCCCAGCAGCGCCGCGGCAAGGTCACTTCGGTGGACAAGGCGAACGTGCTGGAAACCTCTCGTCTGTGGCGCGACGTGGCCGCGCGCATCGGCCGGGAGGAGTTCCCGGACGTGGCGCTGGAACATCAGCTGGTTGATTCGATGGCCATGCACCTGCTGGCCAAGCCGCGCGAATACGACGTGATCGTGACCGAGAACATGTTCGGCGACATCCTCACCGACGAGGCCTCGATGCTGGCCGGTTCGCTGGGCCTGCTGCCGTCGGCCTCGCTGGGCGAGCCGGGCGCAGTGGGCATCTACGAGCCGATCCATGGTTCGGCGCCGGACATTGCCGGCAAGGGCATCGCCAATCCCTACGCGACCATCTTCAGCGCCGCGATGCTGCTGCGCCATTCGCTGGGGCTGGAAGCCGAAGCCGCGGCCGTGGAAGCAGCCGTGCATGCGGTGCTGGATGACGGTGTGTTCACCGCCGACCTGGCAGCCAAGGGGCAGGCGGTCAGCACCGCTGCCGCCACCGACGCGGTGCTGGCCAAGCTCTCCTGA
- a CDS encoding TolC family outer membrane protein — MIRRSLAVALATALLPLSAHAADLLQVYEMARNGDPQLSAAESTRLYDKEGAVQARAALLPQINGTASLNRTRSEANADANSGSVTSKRRNYTIDGSQTLFNWTQINNLRSQRELSKAADFTLDSANDSLIVRSSAAYFNVLVAIESLNAAQTNEAAAKKQFDFADKRLEVGLAPITDVHEARAQYDQARANTIVAQNTLADNYQALTELTGQPVVNLKGLPADFRPEVPANRGNISELVQQATSQNPALKAQELKVSAAEAGVQAARGGHYPTLSLGGSWGKSATWGDSTGAGSLSPDARSNSIGLTLSVPIFSGGATQSGVRQALAQRDIAQDGYEQQKRALDRNTRNAYQTLVQGISEVEARRLAVVSAQSAYDASQVGLEVGTRTVLDVIQNQRILFSAQLDYANARYTFLQNRLLLSQSLGALDVAELQDINRLLTQDAGNPATTTN, encoded by the coding sequence ATGATCCGCCGATCCCTCGCTGTTGCGCTGGCCACTGCCCTGCTGCCGTTGTCCGCCCATGCCGCCGACCTGCTGCAGGTCTACGAGATGGCACGCAATGGCGATCCGCAACTGTCGGCCGCCGAATCGACCCGGCTGTACGACAAGGAAGGCGCCGTGCAGGCGCGTGCCGCGCTGCTGCCGCAGATCAACGGCACGGCCTCGTTGAACCGCACGCGCAGCGAAGCCAATGCCGATGCCAACTCCGGCTCGGTCACCAGCAAGCGCCGCAACTACACGATCGACGGCAGCCAGACGCTGTTCAACTGGACGCAGATCAACAACCTGCGTTCGCAGCGCGAGCTGAGCAAGGCGGCGGATTTCACCCTCGATTCGGCCAACGACAGCCTGATCGTGCGCAGCTCGGCGGCCTACTTCAACGTGCTGGTGGCGATCGAATCGCTGAACGCCGCACAGACCAATGAAGCGGCCGCGAAGAAGCAGTTCGACTTCGCCGACAAGCGCCTGGAAGTGGGCCTGGCGCCGATCACCGACGTGCACGAAGCACGTGCCCAGTACGACCAGGCACGTGCCAACACCATCGTTGCGCAGAACACCCTGGCCGATAACTACCAGGCACTGACCGAACTGACCGGCCAGCCGGTGGTCAACCTGAAGGGCCTGCCGGCCGATTTCCGTCCGGAAGTCCCGGCCAACCGCGGCAACATCAGTGAGCTGGTGCAGCAGGCGACCAGCCAGAACCCGGCGCTGAAGGCGCAGGAACTGAAGGTGAGCGCGGCCGAAGCCGGCGTGCAGGCTGCACGTGGCGGCCACTACCCGACCCTGTCGCTGGGCGGCAGCTGGGGCAAGAGCGCGACCTGGGGCGACAGCACCGGTGCCGGCTCGCTGTCCCCGGATGCACGCAGCAACAGCATCGGCCTGACCCTGAGCGTGCCGATTTTCTCCGGTGGTGCCACCCAGTCCGGCGTGCGCCAGGCGCTGGCCCAGCGTGACATCGCCCAGGACGGCTACGAGCAGCAGAAGCGCGCGCTGGACCGTAACACCCGCAATGCCTACCAGACCCTGGTGCAGGGCATCAGCGAAGTGGAAGCCCGCCGCCTGGCGGTGGTCTCGGCACAGAGCGCGTATGACGCGTCGCAGGTCGGCCTGGAAGTGGGTACCCGCACGGTGCTGGACGTGATCCAGAACCAGCGCATCCTGTTCTCGGCGCAGCTGGATTACGCCAACGCGCGCTACACCTTCCTGCAGAATCGTCTGCTGCTGAGCCAGTCGCTGGGCGCACTGGACGTGGCGGAACTGCAGGACATCAACCGCCTGCTGACCCAGGATGCCGGCAACCCGGCGACGACCACGAACTGA
- a CDS encoding amino acid transporter, producing the protein MKDDSGADLRSGRAALDPFGRDQLLVLALALLVGGSVIALVGQNTAARAGPAIVLSLLLAALGTVPLLFCLREVMRRSPDAAGLPGLLQIACGQRLAAVLLGLLLLDLLATLVGAAQSGARHLHAAASALEEPPQRWLPVSMAAMLGLVPVGVAALLRPRRAVHVACALLTLKVGLGLMLVAVAARYVHYGNWVPWLPSATGPHRFGLGGVLAAAVPLLGVFASVGLLLVFAPRVQQPHRQLTRVAGGTVLGTMLMLMGLAALQSGLVQFAALDSTRPLSVAVQSVPELEWMLPLLPAAGWAGLAALQVVVLLLAMELLPALWKAGAGRDDRAPGRVGMALGLTALAMLLVPWLPGHAALPSGCVVLLVLAVLCLGLLRGAADVSPHRTAMIRLVAPLAALLCLVPLARQIQLWQG; encoded by the coding sequence TCTGCGCAGCGGGCGCGCGGCCCTGGACCCATTCGGCCGCGACCAGCTGCTGGTGCTGGCGCTGGCCCTGCTGGTCGGTGGCAGCGTGATTGCGCTGGTGGGCCAGAACACGGCAGCACGGGCCGGGCCGGCCATCGTGCTGAGCCTGTTGCTGGCGGCGCTGGGCACAGTGCCGCTGCTGTTCTGCCTGCGCGAAGTGATGCGGCGCTCACCGGATGCCGCGGGGCTGCCGGGGTTGCTGCAGATCGCGTGCGGGCAACGCCTTGCGGCTGTGCTGCTGGGCCTGCTGCTGCTGGATCTGCTGGCCACCCTGGTCGGTGCAGCGCAGTCGGGCGCCCGCCACCTCCATGCCGCCGCCAGTGCGCTGGAGGAGCCGCCGCAGCGTTGGCTGCCGGTGTCGATGGCGGCAATGCTGGGGCTGGTGCCGGTGGGCGTGGCGGCACTGCTGCGGCCACGTCGTGCGGTACACGTGGCCTGCGCACTGCTGACCCTGAAGGTGGGCCTGGGCCTGATGCTTGTCGCGGTGGCGGCGCGCTACGTGCACTACGGCAACTGGGTACCGTGGTTGCCCTCGGCCACCGGGCCGCATCGTTTCGGTCTGGGCGGCGTGCTTGCCGCTGCCGTGCCCCTGCTGGGCGTTTTCGCCAGCGTCGGCCTGCTGCTGGTTTTCGCCCCACGGGTGCAGCAGCCCCACCGGCAGCTGACCCGGGTGGCCGGGGGCACGGTGCTGGGTACCATGCTGATGCTGATGGGGCTGGCGGCGCTGCAGTCGGGCCTGGTGCAGTTCGCGGCGCTGGACAGCACGCGGCCGCTGTCGGTGGCCGTGCAGAGCGTGCCGGAGTTGGAGTGGATGCTGCCCCTGCTGCCAGCGGCAGGCTGGGCTGGGCTGGCGGCACTTCAGGTGGTGGTGCTGCTGCTGGCCATGGAACTGCTGCCGGCGCTGTGGAAGGCCGGTGCCGGCCGCGATGATCGCGCCCCGGGGCGGGTGGGGATGGCGTTGGGGCTGACCGCGCTGGCCATGCTGCTGGTGCCCTGGTTGCCCGGGCACGCGGCGCTGCCGTCGGGATGCGTCGTGCTGCTGGTACTGGCGGTGCTGTGCCTGGGGCTGCTGCGAGGGGCGGCCGACGTGTCGCCGCACCGCACGGCGATGATCCGTCTGGTGGCACCGCTGGCGGCGTTGTTGTGCCTGGTGCCGCTGGCCCGCCAGATCCAGCTCTGGCAGGGATGA
- a CDS encoding efflux RND transporter periplasmic adaptor subunit has translation MKSVRWLGGMVWVVALAACSGPEQAPQAAVPVLVVHPGEQAGQGAAAFPGTIRARQESPLSFRVGGNLVKRHVDAGQRVKQGDVLAELDVADFALQARASQAQLAAAEADLARTRDDLKRYQVLADQQLVSRSQLDQQSAAFKAAQGQANAARANLDVLRNQAGYAQLRAPTDGVIASREAEAGQVVSAGQTIFNLAADGAREVLIDLPEATVRDYAVGQPVQVELWNRPGQRLPGTIREIAAAADPQARTYATRVSLAAEALADVELGQSARVFSSAGRNGTLQLPLAALQRGANGTSSVWVVDPANSTLKAVTVTTGAYGSHSVPVLSGVAAGDWVVAAGGHLLRAGQPVTAVDRQNRPVLKPATPAAAPKAKE, from the coding sequence ATGAAGAGCGTGCGCTGGCTGGGCGGTATGGTGTGGGTGGTGGCGCTGGCCGCCTGTTCGGGGCCGGAGCAGGCGCCGCAGGCGGCGGTGCCGGTGCTGGTGGTGCATCCGGGCGAACAGGCCGGGCAGGGCGCCGCCGCGTTCCCGGGCACGATCCGTGCGCGCCAGGAAAGCCCGCTGTCGTTCCGCGTGGGCGGCAATCTGGTCAAGCGCCATGTCGATGCCGGCCAGCGGGTGAAGCAGGGCGATGTGCTGGCCGAGCTGGACGTGGCCGACTTCGCGCTGCAGGCGCGCGCCTCGCAGGCGCAGCTGGCTGCGGCCGAAGCTGACCTGGCGCGGACCCGCGATGACCTCAAGCGCTACCAGGTGCTGGCCGACCAGCAGTTGGTGAGCCGCTCGCAGCTGGACCAGCAGAGTGCGGCGTTCAAGGCCGCACAGGGCCAGGCCAATGCGGCGCGCGCCAATCTTGATGTGCTGCGCAACCAGGCCGGTTACGCCCAGCTGCGCGCGCCGACCGATGGCGTGATCGCCAGCCGCGAAGCCGAGGCCGGACAGGTCGTCTCGGCCGGCCAGACCATCTTCAACCTGGCCGCCGACGGCGCCCGCGAAGTGCTGATCGACCTGCCTGAAGCGACCGTGCGCGATTACGCCGTGGGCCAGCCGGTGCAGGTGGAACTGTGGAACCGGCCGGGCCAGCGTCTGCCGGGCACGATCCGCGAGATCGCCGCCGCCGCCGATCCGCAGGCGCGGACCTATGCCACGCGGGTGAGCCTGGCGGCCGAAGCGCTGGCCGATGTCGAGCTGGGGCAGAGCGCGCGGGTGTTCAGCAGCGCGGGCCGCAACGGCACCCTGCAGCTGCCGCTGGCCGCCCTGCAGCGCGGCGCCAATGGCACTTCCAGTGTCTGGGTGGTGGACCCGGCCAACAGCACGCTGAAGGCAGTGACCGTCACCACCGGTGCCTATGGCAGCCACAGCGTGCCGGTGCTGTCCGGCGTGGCTGCCGGTGACTGGGTGGTGGCGGCGGGCGGGCACCTGCTGCGCGCGGGCCAGCCGGTGACGGCGGTGGACCGGCAGAACCGCCCGGTGCTGAAGCCGGCCACGCCGGCCGCCGCGCCGAAGGCCAAGGAGTAA
- a CDS encoding efflux RND transporter permease subunit has translation MRRFNLSEWALANRPLVLFAMLAFAVIGAWSYKHLGQSEDPPFTFKAMVIRTQWPGATAEQVSRQVTEPIEKALMNTGEYEFIRSYSRPGESQVIFMARDSLRSKQIPDLWYQVRKRVGDIRATLPREIVGPFYNDEFGDTYGNIYALTGKGFDYAVMRDYADRIQLELQRVPDVGKIDLVGLQDEKVWIELSNTRLATLGLSMQQVQQALADQNAVTGTSFFETPTDRVQLRVTGQFDSIEAIRQFPVRAGERTVHLGDIAEVKRGFADPASPKMRFMGEEAIGLAVAMKDGGDILKLGANLDAEFERLQKTLPTGMQLRKVSDQPQAVEESVGEFVQVLTEAVVIVLLVSFFSLGLRTGLVVGVTIPLVLAMTFFVMHYFDIGLHKISLGALVLALGLLVDDAIIAVEMMATKMEQGYDRLRAASFAWESTAFPMLTGTLITAAGFLPIATAASSTGEYTRSLFQVVTIALVVSWIAAVLFIPYLGDKMLPDLFNPQPPKPGSLSARWLARRRQWADRYPALANLLRPAEHGHDHDPYQRPFYTRFRRFLDACLRHRWWVIAATIGLFVFSLMMFRFVPQQFFPDSTRPELMVDIELAEGASLRSTQAQAEKLEKLLQGREDIANYVSYVGTGSPRFYLPLDQQLPATNFAQFVVLAKDTHARETARAWLMKEVIPQFPDVQMRVTRLENGPPVGYPVQMRVSGEHIEQVQAIARQVEAKVRENPHVINVNLDWDEPSKVVRLVIDQERARALGVSSAQVSQFLASSLAGQSVSVYREGNRQIEMLLRGPADERDQLQLLSSLAMPAGNGGSITLSQVATMEYGFEDGIIWHRNRLPTVTVRADIGDGMQPLDVVQQILPTLDGIRAQLPSGYLLETGGTVEDSARGQDSIKAGMPLFLIVVATLLMLQLRSFSRAAMVLVTAPLGIIGATLFLLLFRAPFGFVALLGTIALAGMIMRNSVILIDQIQQDIDAGHDRWHSIIDATVRRFRPIVLTALAAVLAMIPLSRSAFYGSMAISIMGGLIVGTVLTLVFLPALYAAWFRVKPNEARD, from the coding sequence GTGCGCCGTTTCAATCTTTCCGAATGGGCGCTGGCCAATCGCCCGCTGGTGCTGTTCGCGATGCTTGCCTTCGCGGTCATCGGCGCGTGGTCGTACAAGCACCTGGGCCAGTCCGAAGATCCGCCGTTCACCTTCAAGGCGATGGTCATCCGCACGCAGTGGCCCGGCGCCACCGCCGAGCAGGTATCGCGGCAGGTGACCGAGCCGATCGAGAAGGCGCTGATGAACACCGGCGAGTACGAGTTCATCCGTTCGTACTCGCGCCCGGGCGAATCGCAGGTGATCTTCATGGCCCGCGACAGCCTGCGCTCCAAGCAGATTCCGGACCTGTGGTACCAGGTGCGCAAGCGCGTGGGCGACATCCGCGCGACATTGCCACGTGAGATCGTCGGCCCGTTCTACAACGATGAGTTCGGCGACACCTACGGCAACATCTATGCACTCACCGGCAAAGGCTTCGACTATGCGGTGATGCGTGACTACGCCGACCGCATCCAGCTGGAACTGCAGCGCGTGCCCGATGTCGGCAAGATCGACCTGGTCGGCCTGCAGGACGAGAAGGTGTGGATCGAGCTGTCCAACACCCGCCTGGCCACCCTGGGCCTGTCGATGCAACAGGTGCAGCAGGCGCTGGCCGACCAGAACGCGGTGACCGGCACCAGCTTCTTTGAAACGCCGACCGACCGCGTGCAGCTGCGCGTGACCGGTCAGTTCGACAGCATCGAGGCGATCCGGCAGTTCCCGGTGCGTGCCGGTGAGCGCACCGTGCACCTGGGCGACATCGCCGAGGTCAAGCGCGGCTTTGCCGATCCGGCCTCGCCGAAGATGCGCTTCATGGGCGAAGAGGCCATCGGCCTGGCCGTGGCCATGAAGGACGGCGGCGACATCCTCAAGCTGGGTGCGAACCTGGATGCGGAGTTCGAGCGCCTGCAGAAGACCCTGCCCACCGGCATGCAGCTGCGCAAGGTGTCCGACCAGCCGCAGGCGGTGGAAGAATCCGTCGGCGAGTTCGTGCAGGTGCTGACCGAGGCCGTGGTGATCGTGCTGCTGGTCAGCTTCTTCTCGCTGGGCCTGCGTACCGGCCTGGTGGTGGGGGTCACCATTCCGCTGGTGCTGGCGATGACCTTCTTCGTCATGCACTACTTCGACATCGGCCTGCACAAGATCTCGCTGGGCGCGCTGGTGCTGGCGCTGGGCCTGCTGGTGGACGATGCGATCATCGCGGTGGAGATGATGGCCACCAAGATGGAGCAGGGCTACGATCGACTGCGTGCGGCCAGCTTCGCCTGGGAATCGACCGCGTTCCCGATGCTGACCGGCACCCTGATCACCGCGGCCGGCTTCCTGCCGATCGCCACGGCGGCCTCCAGCACCGGCGAGTACACCCGTTCGCTGTTCCAGGTGGTGACCATCGCGCTGGTGGTGTCGTGGATCGCGGCGGTGCTGTTCATCCCCTACCTGGGGGACAAGATGCTGCCGGACCTGTTCAATCCGCAGCCGCCGAAGCCGGGCAGCCTGTCCGCGCGCTGGCTGGCGAGGCGCCGGCAATGGGCCGACCGCTACCCGGCCTTGGCCAACCTGCTGCGTCCGGCCGAGCACGGTCATGACCATGACCCGTACCAGCGGCCGTTCTACACGCGTTTCCGCCGCTTCCTCGACGCGTGCCTGCGCCACCGCTGGTGGGTGATCGCCGCGACCATCGGCCTGTTCGTGTTTTCGCTGATGATGTTCCGCTTCGTGCCGCAGCAGTTCTTCCCCGATTCGACCCGGCCGGAACTGATGGTCGACATCGAACTGGCCGAAGGTGCGTCGCTGCGTTCGACCCAGGCCCAGGCCGAGAAGCTGGAAAAGCTGCTGCAGGGTCGCGAGGACATCGCCAACTATGTGTCCTACGTGGGCACCGGTTCGCCGCGCTTCTACCTGCCGCTGGACCAGCAGCTGCCGGCGACCAATTTCGCCCAGTTCGTGGTGCTGGCCAAGGACACCCATGCCCGCGAGACCGCACGCGCGTGGTTGATGAAGGAGGTCATTCCGCAGTTCCCGGACGTGCAGATGCGCGTTACGCGCCTGGAAAACGGTCCGCCCGTGGGCTACCCGGTGCAGATGCGCGTGTCCGGCGAACACATCGAGCAGGTGCAGGCCATCGCGCGCCAGGTCGAGGCCAAGGTGCGTGAGAATCCGCACGTCATCAACGTCAACCTGGACTGGGACGAGCCGAGCAAGGTGGTGCGCCTGGTGATCGACCAGGAACGTGCACGCGCGCTGGGCGTGAGCAGTGCACAGGTCAGCCAGTTCCTGGCCAGTTCGCTGGCGGGGCAATCGGTGAGCGTGTACCGCGAAGGCAACCGCCAGATCGAGATGCTGCTGCGCGGCCCGGCCGACGAGCGTGACCAGCTGCAGCTGCTGTCCAGCCTGGCCATGCCTGCGGGCAACGGCGGCAGCATCACGCTCTCGCAGGTGGCCACGATGGAGTATGGCTTCGAGGACGGCATCATCTGGCACCGCAACCGCCTGCCGACCGTGACCGTGCGTGCCGACATCGGCGATGGCATGCAGCCGCTGGACGTGGTGCAGCAGATCCTGCCGACGCTCGACGGTATCCGTGCGCAGCTGCCCAGTGGCTATCTGCTGGAAACCGGCGGCACGGTGGAGGATTCGGCGCGTGGCCAGGATTCGATCAAGGCCGGCATGCCGCTGTTCCTGATCGTGGTGGCGACCCTGCTGATGCTGCAGCTGCGCAGTTTCTCGCGGGCGGCGATGGTGCTGGTGACCGCACCGCTGGGCATCATCGGTGCCACCCTGTTCCTGCTGCTGTTCCGCGCGCCCTTCGGCTTCGTGGCGCTGCTGGGCACCATCGCGCTGGCGGGCATGATCATGCGCAATTCGGTGATCCTGATCGACCAGATCCAGCAGGACATCGATGCCGGGCATGACCGCTGGCATTCGATCATCGACGCCACGGTGCGCCGCTTCCGCCCGATCGTGCTGACCGCGCTGGCGGCGGTGCTGGCGATGATCCCGCTGTCGCGCAGTGCGTTCTACGGCTCGATGGCGATCTCGATCATGGGCGGCCTGATTGTCGGCACCGTGCTGACGCTGGTGTTCCTGCCTGCACTGTACGCGGCGTGGTTCCGGGTCAAGCCGAACGAGGCGCGCGATTGA
- a CDS encoding TetR/AcrR family transcriptional regulator, with protein MSSPTSRKASAKPAAKAAGPGRPKDLGKRAAILEAAKTLFVEQGYTGVSMDSIAAQAGVSKLTVYSHFGDKETLFTEAVQSKCMEMLPDALFVADAEGPLRDQLLGIGQAFFEMITSDAAISVQRVMMAPETDERLRELFWQAGPERTCEALADFLRSRTARGELEITDFRLAGQQFLTLIKGEVHMNRMCGMPLSPGQCDASSHVPDSVDFFLRAYAPRGAGTA; from the coding sequence ATGAGTTCCCCCACTTCCCGCAAAGCGTCGGCCAAGCCTGCTGCCAAGGCCGCCGGTCCCGGGCGTCCGAAGGACCTCGGCAAGCGCGCGGCGATCCTCGAAGCCGCCAAGACCCTGTTCGTCGAGCAGGGCTATACCGGCGTGAGCATGGACAGCATCGCCGCGCAGGCGGGCGTATCCAAGCTGACCGTTTACAGCCATTTTGGCGATAAAGAGACGCTTTTCACCGAAGCTGTGCAGTCCAAGTGCATGGAAATGCTGCCGGACGCGCTGTTCGTGGCCGATGCAGAAGGCCCATTGCGCGACCAGTTGCTGGGCATCGGCCAGGCCTTTTTCGAGATGATCACCTCCGACGCGGCGATCTCGGTGCAGCGGGTGATGATGGCGCCGGAAACCGACGAGCGCCTGCGCGAGCTGTTCTGGCAGGCCGGCCCGGAGCGTACCTGCGAGGCGCTGGCCGATTTCCTGCGGTCGCGCACCGCGCGCGGCGAGCTGGAAATCACCGACTTCCGGCTGGCCGGCCAGCAGTTCCTGACCCTCATCAAGGGCGAAGTCCATATGAACCGGATGTGCGGCATGCCGCTGTCACCGGGGCAATGCGATGCTTCCAGCCACGTGCCCGACAGCGTCGATTTCTTCCTGCGCGCCTATGCGCCGCGAGGGGCTGGAACCGCCTGA